The Bombus vancouverensis nearcticus chromosome 9, iyBomVanc1_principal, whole genome shotgun sequence genome includes a window with the following:
- the mbo gene encoding nuclear pore complex protein Nup88, with amino-acid sequence MNSYTDPLHLNEERLFVDLVESLPKNIKDTRNILEIRDNMLYVWNPKEFCVMALNVAAARGKNYVPYQKLRPTDIPIFEIKNLLINETGTQLALWGNLGLVLMELPKRWGKDAMFQGGKEEILCIVYNETISIRKARWHPGSTNDSHLLVLTSENTFRLYECEVGNKPKYLKSWKVGRVPFGSPSRIPDFTSLGDIAVDFDFATPTLRRPELFIGKDINKDNVVDWNQIEWPILVLRGNGEVLIVRGDILHDVHENPVVSGSLSMYPPADDNYGIDSCSIMCLQTTPPIVVVAMSTGKIYHAILLKEETINDDDNDRTTWSQCSSTYNFHTPEDALYVYECVEIDLGLFFADNDEKYNCPIHLHADKHNKSRYFCSHNAGIHMITLPMVSQLDEYINASKENEDTCLPSLSNQPSLQYLICRRTKHTEQNEATPILGFGLLQEPCVLVALLHTGDVVTRSVIDLYYFPEIELPELTIDKKKKVNKETFDMYIKRLLKRETSQPLIKIGSKSVTPRECLQLLYHATDVFRKEYFVKHDTVRKEIGKKMRALKVIKTQLLKELDTLLETKKKLHQTAEQLAEKYEDIKDEQEKLAQRAKEVLRLVNYKEPSMTPIERAEAEELRKMEIKIEEMKIKLLELKTKSEQTGPIENNENIGKKRKIVFRGDQENAIKNNLGQMAKDIKDLITEVKKLEEEVSI; translated from the exons AAACTTAGACCTACCGATATTCCGATCTTCGAAATAAAGAATCTATTAATTAACGAGACTGGCACGCAACTGGCATTGTGGGGCAATCTAGGCTTAGTTCTCATGGAGCTTCCCAAACGTTGGGGCAAGGATGCCATGTTTCAAGGTGGAAAAGAAGAAATACTCTGCAT AGTATACAATGAAACGATAAGCATTCGGAAGGCAAGATGGCATCCAGGATCTACGAATGACTCTCATTTGCTAGTTCTAACATCTGAAAATACATTTCG TTTATACGAATGCGAAGTGGGTAATAAACCAAAGTACCTAAAATCCTGGAAAGTTGGTCGTGTACCATTTGGTTCGCCATCGAGGATACCAGACTTCACATCTTTGGGTGACATAGCGGTGGACTTTGATTTCGCAACGCCTACTCTACGCAGGCCAGAACTGTTTATTGGCAAAGACATCAACAAG GATAATGTGGTTGATTGGAATCAAATTGAATGGCCGATTCTGGTTCTACGTGGAAATGGAGAAGTGCTTATTGTTCGTGGAGATATTTTGCACGATGT TCATGAAAATCCAGTGGTATCGGGATCACTCTCTATGTATCCTCCAGCCGACGATAATTATGGAATAGACTCGTGTTCCATCATGTGTCTACAAACTACACCGCCGATAGTGGTCGTCGCTATGTCTACTGGGAAGATTTATCATGCAATTTTgttgaaagaagaaacgatcaACGACGATGATAACGATAGAACG ACTTGGTCACAGTGTAGTTCGACTTACAATTTTCACACACCAGAGGATGCATTATACGTTTATGAATGCGTGGAAATAGATCTAGGTCTGTTTTTCGCAGATaacgatgaaaaatataattgtcCGATACATCTTCACGCTGACAAGCATAACAAGTCGAG GTATTTCTGTTCTCACAATGCTGGAATCCACATGATCACTCTGCCGATGGTTTCTCAGTTAGATGAATACATAAACGCTTCGAAAG AAAACGAAGATACATGTTTACCATCGTTATCGAATCAACCCAGTTTGCAGTACTTAATCTGTAGAAGAACCAAGCACACAGAACAAAACGAAGCTACACCAATTCTTGGATTTGGACTACTGCAGGAGCCATGCGTTTTAGTAGCTTTGTTACATACCGGTGATGTCGTCACCCGTTCTGTTATCGATCTTTACTACTTTCCAGAAATCGAGCTTCCAGAGCTTACaattgacaaaaaaaaaaaa GTAAACAAGGAGACGTTCGACATGTACATAAAAAGGTTGCTAAAACGTGAAACATCACAACCCCTTATCAAAATTGGTTCGAAATCTGTCACTCCGCGGGAATGTTTACag CTTTTATATCACGCCACGGATGTCTTTCGTAAAGAATATTTTGTCAAACATGATACAGTGAGGAAAGAAATCGGGAAGAAAATGCGTGCGTTGAAAGTAATAAAAACCCAGTTATTAAAAGAATTAGATACTTTGctagaaacaaagaaaaaattgCATCAGACTGCTGAACAGTTGGCTGAAAAGTATGAAGATATTAAGGATGAGCAAGAAAAATTAGCGCAAAG AGCAAAAGAAGTATTACGACTAGTGAATTACAAGGAACCGTCTATGACTCCTATTGAAAGAGCAGAAGCAGAGGAATTAAGGAAAATGGAAATAAAGATAGAAGAAATGAAAATCAAATTGCTAGAACTGAAAACAAAATCGGAACAAACTGGGCCTATAGAGAATAATGAAAACattggaaagaaaagaaaaattgtttttaGAGGTGATCAAGAAAACGCCATCAAAAACAACTTGGGACAAAT GGCAAAAGATATAAAAGACTTAATTACAGAAGTCAAAAAGTTGGAGGAAGAAGTGAGTATTTGA
- the LOC117163420 gene encoding uncharacterized protein LOC117163420 isoform X5: MKTARPISERLKYYSVKYACIYGGQKFLPRGAGRRQSQSIRTNCPAHIMLRASKDGTKLEVTSVNNEHNHEISEELFKNLPQERKLCGEIKQEVQDLMQLHIDRKRLKEYVRLRTNKILRSKDLFNIAAANKQKRNITPERAYQLFKKIHDIEKMQGRNNDGKVYSESEDEIAQTIKRIKKEQESPWGQDGLPTELEVIEGNDGDDSYSGQLTQEEVVDEIDTTEGELLRTNNDGDIIAANGEIVGELVMQDEDPSVIVESIVNADGSVFVDEREFNTYCNNHLSHNVDGSQSPSTRVLDIETIQPTTDMEKIKGTSTSPKQQTRSLTPQSHQTAKSSPNTFNESTDSRIWIMKEATNAEAEPDSGPESEINGSKSTTTIKADVDTSEVILSDEASHQLLQEQLAVLRAEKGKLYHETEMLKLKKDKLKLQINCYSNEIRKQEMEKEKLRLEIKLLQSKVMEDSNDVSHYIFVP, from the exons ATGAAAACTGCTCGTCCAATAAGCGAgcgtttaaaatattattctgtCAAATATGCATGTATTTATGGCGGTCAGAAGTTTTTACCACGTGGAGCTGGTAGAAGACAGTCTCA ATCGATAAGAACAAATTGTCCTGCTCATATTATGTTAAGAGCATCAAAAGATGGTACAAAGCTAGAGGTAACTAGTGTCAATAATGAACATAATCATGAAATCTCAGAg GAACTGTTTAAGAATCTTCCACAAGAAAGGAAATTATGCGGTGAAATTAAGCAGGAAGTACAAGATCTCATGCAGTTACACATTGATCGCAAAAGATTAAAAGAATATGTACGATTACGAACAAACAAGATACTTCGCTCcaaagatttatttaatatagcAGCTGCTAATAAACAAAAGAGGAATATAACACCTGAGAGAGCATATCAACTGTTTAAAAAAATTCACGATATAGAGAAGATGCAAGGGAGAAACAATGATGGGAAAGTGTATTCTGAATCTGAAGATGAAATTGCACAAACgataaaaaggataaaaaaggAACAAGAATCTCCTTGGGGACAGGAT gGATTACCAACAGAATTGGAAGTAATCGAAGGAAATGATGGTGATGATTCCTACAGTGGTCAATTAACTCAAGAAGAAGTAGTTGATGAAATTGATACAACAGAAGGTGAACTATTAAGAACAAATAATGACGGGGATATTATAGCAGCAAATGGTGAAATTGTAGGAGAGTTAGTGATGCAAGATGAAGATCCATCTGTAATTGTTGAGTCTATCGTGAACGCTGATGGTTCTGTTTTCGTAGATGAGAGAGAATTTAATACCTATTGTAACAATCATTTGTCACATAATGTAGATGGTAGTCAGTCTCCCAGTACCAGag TTTTAGATATTGAAACCATCCAGCCTACTACTGAcatggaaaaaataaaaggaacatCTACCTCACCTAAACAACAAACTAGATCTCTTACACCTCAGTCACACCAAACTGCAAAATCGTCACCAAATACTTTTAATGAATCTACAGACTCTAGGATTTGGATCATGAAAGAGGCTACAAATGCCGAGGCAGAGCCTGATAGTGGGCCTGAGAGCGAAATAAATGGTTCAAAATCGACAACGACTATAAAAGCAGATGTCGATACATCGGAAGTAATATTATCGGACGAAGCCAGTCATCAGTTACTTCAGGAGCAACTGGCAGTACTTCGTGCAGAGAAAGGGAAACTATATCACGAAACTGAAATGTTAAAACTTAAAAAGGACAAGTTAAAGTTACAGATCAATTGTTATTCAAACGAGATACGAAAAcaagaaatggaaaaagaaaagttgAGACTTGAGATTAAATTGCTACAGTCAAAAGTTATGGAAGATTCTAATGATGTTTCTCATTATATTTTTGTGCCTTGA
- the LOC117163420 gene encoding uncharacterized protein LOC117163420 isoform X1, translating into MLKKYDRTLLTVTFMMDINTVEDEDVSFHLGEMFDSYEELEHKLEKFSKRSLVHYWRRDSRTVSGAHMKTARPISERLKYYSVKYACIYGGQKFLPRGAGRRQSQSIRTNCPAHIMLRASKDGTKLEVTSVNNEHNHEISEELFKNLPQERKLCGEIKQEVQDLMQLHIDRKRLKEYVRLRTNKILRSKDLFNIAAANKQKRNITPERAYQLFKKIHDIEKMQGRNNDGKVYSESEDEIAQTIKRIKKEQESPWGQDGLPTELEVIEGNDGDDSYSGQLTQEEVVDEIDTTEGELLRTNNDGDIIAANGEIVGELVMQDEDPSVIVESIVNADGSVFVDEREFNTYCNNHLSHNVDGSQSPSTRVLDIETIQPTTDMEKIKGTSTSPKQQTRSLTPQSHQTAKSSPNTFNESTDSRIWIMKEATNAEAEPDSGPESEINGSKSTTTIKADVDTSEVILSDEASHQLLQEQLAVLRAEKGKLYHETEMLKLKKDKLKLQINCYSNEIRKQEMEKEKLRLEIKLLQSKVMEDSNDVSHYIFVP; encoded by the exons atgCTAAAAAAATATGACAGGAC acTGTTAACTGTCACTTTTATGATGGATATAAATACTGTGGAAGATGAGGATGTATCTTTTCATTTGGGAGAAATGTTTGATAGCTACGAAGAATTAGAACATAAACTGGAGAAGTTCTCAAAGCGTAGTCTGGTCCACTACTGGAGAAGAGATAGCAGAACAGTTAGTGGAGCTCATATGAAAACTGCTCGTCCAATAAGCGAgcgtttaaaatattattctgtCAAATATGCATGTATTTATGGCGGTCAGAAGTTTTTACCACGTGGAGCTGGTAGAAGACAGTCTCA ATCGATAAGAACAAATTGTCCTGCTCATATTATGTTAAGAGCATCAAAAGATGGTACAAAGCTAGAGGTAACTAGTGTCAATAATGAACATAATCATGAAATCTCAGAg GAACTGTTTAAGAATCTTCCACAAGAAAGGAAATTATGCGGTGAAATTAAGCAGGAAGTACAAGATCTCATGCAGTTACACATTGATCGCAAAAGATTAAAAGAATATGTACGATTACGAACAAACAAGATACTTCGCTCcaaagatttatttaatatagcAGCTGCTAATAAACAAAAGAGGAATATAACACCTGAGAGAGCATATCAACTGTTTAAAAAAATTCACGATATAGAGAAGATGCAAGGGAGAAACAATGATGGGAAAGTGTATTCTGAATCTGAAGATGAAATTGCACAAACgataaaaaggataaaaaaggAACAAGAATCTCCTTGGGGACAGGAT gGATTACCAACAGAATTGGAAGTAATCGAAGGAAATGATGGTGATGATTCCTACAGTGGTCAATTAACTCAAGAAGAAGTAGTTGATGAAATTGATACAACAGAAGGTGAACTATTAAGAACAAATAATGACGGGGATATTATAGCAGCAAATGGTGAAATTGTAGGAGAGTTAGTGATGCAAGATGAAGATCCATCTGTAATTGTTGAGTCTATCGTGAACGCTGATGGTTCTGTTTTCGTAGATGAGAGAGAATTTAATACCTATTGTAACAATCATTTGTCACATAATGTAGATGGTAGTCAGTCTCCCAGTACCAGag TTTTAGATATTGAAACCATCCAGCCTACTACTGAcatggaaaaaataaaaggaacatCTACCTCACCTAAACAACAAACTAGATCTCTTACACCTCAGTCACACCAAACTGCAAAATCGTCACCAAATACTTTTAATGAATCTACAGACTCTAGGATTTGGATCATGAAAGAGGCTACAAATGCCGAGGCAGAGCCTGATAGTGGGCCTGAGAGCGAAATAAATGGTTCAAAATCGACAACGACTATAAAAGCAGATGTCGATACATCGGAAGTAATATTATCGGACGAAGCCAGTCATCAGTTACTTCAGGAGCAACTGGCAGTACTTCGTGCAGAGAAAGGGAAACTATATCACGAAACTGAAATGTTAAAACTTAAAAAGGACAAGTTAAAGTTACAGATCAATTGTTATTCAAACGAGATACGAAAAcaagaaatggaaaaagaaaagttgAGACTTGAGATTAAATTGCTACAGTCAAAAGTTATGGAAGATTCTAATGATGTTTCTCATTATATTTTTGTGCCTTGA
- the LOC117163420 gene encoding uncharacterized protein LOC117163420 isoform X2, translated as MLKKYDRTLLTVTFMMDINTVEDEDVSFHLGEMFDSYEELEHKLEKFSKRSLVHYWRRDSRTVSGAHMKTARPISERLKYYSVKYACIYGGQKFLPRGAGRRQSQSIRTNCPAHIMLRASKDGTKLEVTSVNNEHNHEISEELFKNLPQERKLCGEIKQEVQDLMQLHIDRKRLKEYVRLRTNKILRSKDLFNIAAANKQKRNITPERAYQLFKKIHDIEKMQGRNNDGKVYSESEDEIAQTIKRIKKEQESPWGQDGLPTELEVIEGNDGDDSYSGQLTQEEVVDEIDTTEGELLRTNNDGDIIAANGEIVGELVMQDEDPSVIVESIVNADGSVFVDEREFNTYCNNHLSHNVDGSQSPSTRDIETIQPTTDMEKIKGTSTSPKQQTRSLTPQSHQTAKSSPNTFNESTDSRIWIMKEATNAEAEPDSGPESEINGSKSTTTIKADVDTSEVILSDEASHQLLQEQLAVLRAEKGKLYHETEMLKLKKDKLKLQINCYSNEIRKQEMEKEKLRLEIKLLQSKVMEDSNDVSHYIFVP; from the exons atgCTAAAAAAATATGACAGGAC acTGTTAACTGTCACTTTTATGATGGATATAAATACTGTGGAAGATGAGGATGTATCTTTTCATTTGGGAGAAATGTTTGATAGCTACGAAGAATTAGAACATAAACTGGAGAAGTTCTCAAAGCGTAGTCTGGTCCACTACTGGAGAAGAGATAGCAGAACAGTTAGTGGAGCTCATATGAAAACTGCTCGTCCAATAAGCGAgcgtttaaaatattattctgtCAAATATGCATGTATTTATGGCGGTCAGAAGTTTTTACCACGTGGAGCTGGTAGAAGACAGTCTCA ATCGATAAGAACAAATTGTCCTGCTCATATTATGTTAAGAGCATCAAAAGATGGTACAAAGCTAGAGGTAACTAGTGTCAATAATGAACATAATCATGAAATCTCAGAg GAACTGTTTAAGAATCTTCCACAAGAAAGGAAATTATGCGGTGAAATTAAGCAGGAAGTACAAGATCTCATGCAGTTACACATTGATCGCAAAAGATTAAAAGAATATGTACGATTACGAACAAACAAGATACTTCGCTCcaaagatttatttaatatagcAGCTGCTAATAAACAAAAGAGGAATATAACACCTGAGAGAGCATATCAACTGTTTAAAAAAATTCACGATATAGAGAAGATGCAAGGGAGAAACAATGATGGGAAAGTGTATTCTGAATCTGAAGATGAAATTGCACAAACgataaaaaggataaaaaaggAACAAGAATCTCCTTGGGGACAGGAT gGATTACCAACAGAATTGGAAGTAATCGAAGGAAATGATGGTGATGATTCCTACAGTGGTCAATTAACTCAAGAAGAAGTAGTTGATGAAATTGATACAACAGAAGGTGAACTATTAAGAACAAATAATGACGGGGATATTATAGCAGCAAATGGTGAAATTGTAGGAGAGTTAGTGATGCAAGATGAAGATCCATCTGTAATTGTTGAGTCTATCGTGAACGCTGATGGTTCTGTTTTCGTAGATGAGAGAGAATTTAATACCTATTGTAACAATCATTTGTCACATAATGTAGATGGTAGTCAGTCTCCCAGTACCAGag ATATTGAAACCATCCAGCCTACTACTGAcatggaaaaaataaaaggaacatCTACCTCACCTAAACAACAAACTAGATCTCTTACACCTCAGTCACACCAAACTGCAAAATCGTCACCAAATACTTTTAATGAATCTACAGACTCTAGGATTTGGATCATGAAAGAGGCTACAAATGCCGAGGCAGAGCCTGATAGTGGGCCTGAGAGCGAAATAAATGGTTCAAAATCGACAACGACTATAAAAGCAGATGTCGATACATCGGAAGTAATATTATCGGACGAAGCCAGTCATCAGTTACTTCAGGAGCAACTGGCAGTACTTCGTGCAGAGAAAGGGAAACTATATCACGAAACTGAAATGTTAAAACTTAAAAAGGACAAGTTAAAGTTACAGATCAATTGTTATTCAAACGAGATACGAAAAcaagaaatggaaaaagaaaagttgAGACTTGAGATTAAATTGCTACAGTCAAAAGTTATGGAAGATTCTAATGATGTTTCTCATTATATTTTTGTGCCTTGA
- the LOC117163420 gene encoding uncharacterized protein LOC117163420 isoform X3, whose protein sequence is MMDINTVEDEDVSFHLGEMFDSYEELEHKLEKFSKRSLVHYWRRDSRTVSGAHMKTARPISERLKYYSVKYACIYGGQKFLPRGAGRRQSQSIRTNCPAHIMLRASKDGTKLEVTSVNNEHNHEISEELFKNLPQERKLCGEIKQEVQDLMQLHIDRKRLKEYVRLRTNKILRSKDLFNIAAANKQKRNITPERAYQLFKKIHDIEKMQGRNNDGKVYSESEDEIAQTIKRIKKEQESPWGQDGLPTELEVIEGNDGDDSYSGQLTQEEVVDEIDTTEGELLRTNNDGDIIAANGEIVGELVMQDEDPSVIVESIVNADGSVFVDEREFNTYCNNHLSHNVDGSQSPSTRVLDIETIQPTTDMEKIKGTSTSPKQQTRSLTPQSHQTAKSSPNTFNESTDSRIWIMKEATNAEAEPDSGPESEINGSKSTTTIKADVDTSEVILSDEASHQLLQEQLAVLRAEKGKLYHETEMLKLKKDKLKLQINCYSNEIRKQEMEKEKLRLEIKLLQSKVMEDSNDVSHYIFVP, encoded by the exons ATGATGGATATAAATACTGTGGAAGATGAGGATGTATCTTTTCATTTGGGAGAAATGTTTGATAGCTACGAAGAATTAGAACATAAACTGGAGAAGTTCTCAAAGCGTAGTCTGGTCCACTACTGGAGAAGAGATAGCAGAACAGTTAGTGGAGCTCATATGAAAACTGCTCGTCCAATAAGCGAgcgtttaaaatattattctgtCAAATATGCATGTATTTATGGCGGTCAGAAGTTTTTACCACGTGGAGCTGGTAGAAGACAGTCTCA ATCGATAAGAACAAATTGTCCTGCTCATATTATGTTAAGAGCATCAAAAGATGGTACAAAGCTAGAGGTAACTAGTGTCAATAATGAACATAATCATGAAATCTCAGAg GAACTGTTTAAGAATCTTCCACAAGAAAGGAAATTATGCGGTGAAATTAAGCAGGAAGTACAAGATCTCATGCAGTTACACATTGATCGCAAAAGATTAAAAGAATATGTACGATTACGAACAAACAAGATACTTCGCTCcaaagatttatttaatatagcAGCTGCTAATAAACAAAAGAGGAATATAACACCTGAGAGAGCATATCAACTGTTTAAAAAAATTCACGATATAGAGAAGATGCAAGGGAGAAACAATGATGGGAAAGTGTATTCTGAATCTGAAGATGAAATTGCACAAACgataaaaaggataaaaaaggAACAAGAATCTCCTTGGGGACAGGAT gGATTACCAACAGAATTGGAAGTAATCGAAGGAAATGATGGTGATGATTCCTACAGTGGTCAATTAACTCAAGAAGAAGTAGTTGATGAAATTGATACAACAGAAGGTGAACTATTAAGAACAAATAATGACGGGGATATTATAGCAGCAAATGGTGAAATTGTAGGAGAGTTAGTGATGCAAGATGAAGATCCATCTGTAATTGTTGAGTCTATCGTGAACGCTGATGGTTCTGTTTTCGTAGATGAGAGAGAATTTAATACCTATTGTAACAATCATTTGTCACATAATGTAGATGGTAGTCAGTCTCCCAGTACCAGag TTTTAGATATTGAAACCATCCAGCCTACTACTGAcatggaaaaaataaaaggaacatCTACCTCACCTAAACAACAAACTAGATCTCTTACACCTCAGTCACACCAAACTGCAAAATCGTCACCAAATACTTTTAATGAATCTACAGACTCTAGGATTTGGATCATGAAAGAGGCTACAAATGCCGAGGCAGAGCCTGATAGTGGGCCTGAGAGCGAAATAAATGGTTCAAAATCGACAACGACTATAAAAGCAGATGTCGATACATCGGAAGTAATATTATCGGACGAAGCCAGTCATCAGTTACTTCAGGAGCAACTGGCAGTACTTCGTGCAGAGAAAGGGAAACTATATCACGAAACTGAAATGTTAAAACTTAAAAAGGACAAGTTAAAGTTACAGATCAATTGTTATTCAAACGAGATACGAAAAcaagaaatggaaaaagaaaagttgAGACTTGAGATTAAATTGCTACAGTCAAAAGTTATGGAAGATTCTAATGATGTTTCTCATTATATTTTTGTGCCTTGA
- the LOC117163420 gene encoding uncharacterized protein LOC117163420 isoform X4: MFDSYEELEHKLEKFSKRSLVHYWRRDSRTVSGAHMKTARPISERLKYYSVKYACIYGGQKFLPRGAGRRQSQSIRTNCPAHIMLRASKDGTKLEVTSVNNEHNHEISEELFKNLPQERKLCGEIKQEVQDLMQLHIDRKRLKEYVRLRTNKILRSKDLFNIAAANKQKRNITPERAYQLFKKIHDIEKMQGRNNDGKVYSESEDEIAQTIKRIKKEQESPWGQDGLPTELEVIEGNDGDDSYSGQLTQEEVVDEIDTTEGELLRTNNDGDIIAANGEIVGELVMQDEDPSVIVESIVNADGSVFVDEREFNTYCNNHLSHNVDGSQSPSTRVLDIETIQPTTDMEKIKGTSTSPKQQTRSLTPQSHQTAKSSPNTFNESTDSRIWIMKEATNAEAEPDSGPESEINGSKSTTTIKADVDTSEVILSDEASHQLLQEQLAVLRAEKGKLYHETEMLKLKKDKLKLQINCYSNEIRKQEMEKEKLRLEIKLLQSKVMEDSNDVSHYIFVP; encoded by the exons ATGTTTGATAGCTACGAAGAATTAGAACATAAACTGGAGAAGTTCTCAAAGCGTAGTCTGGTCCACTACTGGAGAAGAGATAGCAGAACAGTTAGTGGAGCTCATATGAAAACTGCTCGTCCAATAAGCGAgcgtttaaaatattattctgtCAAATATGCATGTATTTATGGCGGTCAGAAGTTTTTACCACGTGGAGCTGGTAGAAGACAGTCTCA ATCGATAAGAACAAATTGTCCTGCTCATATTATGTTAAGAGCATCAAAAGATGGTACAAAGCTAGAGGTAACTAGTGTCAATAATGAACATAATCATGAAATCTCAGAg GAACTGTTTAAGAATCTTCCACAAGAAAGGAAATTATGCGGTGAAATTAAGCAGGAAGTACAAGATCTCATGCAGTTACACATTGATCGCAAAAGATTAAAAGAATATGTACGATTACGAACAAACAAGATACTTCGCTCcaaagatttatttaatatagcAGCTGCTAATAAACAAAAGAGGAATATAACACCTGAGAGAGCATATCAACTGTTTAAAAAAATTCACGATATAGAGAAGATGCAAGGGAGAAACAATGATGGGAAAGTGTATTCTGAATCTGAAGATGAAATTGCACAAACgataaaaaggataaaaaaggAACAAGAATCTCCTTGGGGACAGGAT gGATTACCAACAGAATTGGAAGTAATCGAAGGAAATGATGGTGATGATTCCTACAGTGGTCAATTAACTCAAGAAGAAGTAGTTGATGAAATTGATACAACAGAAGGTGAACTATTAAGAACAAATAATGACGGGGATATTATAGCAGCAAATGGTGAAATTGTAGGAGAGTTAGTGATGCAAGATGAAGATCCATCTGTAATTGTTGAGTCTATCGTGAACGCTGATGGTTCTGTTTTCGTAGATGAGAGAGAATTTAATACCTATTGTAACAATCATTTGTCACATAATGTAGATGGTAGTCAGTCTCCCAGTACCAGag TTTTAGATATTGAAACCATCCAGCCTACTACTGAcatggaaaaaataaaaggaacatCTACCTCACCTAAACAACAAACTAGATCTCTTACACCTCAGTCACACCAAACTGCAAAATCGTCACCAAATACTTTTAATGAATCTACAGACTCTAGGATTTGGATCATGAAAGAGGCTACAAATGCCGAGGCAGAGCCTGATAGTGGGCCTGAGAGCGAAATAAATGGTTCAAAATCGACAACGACTATAAAAGCAGATGTCGATACATCGGAAGTAATATTATCGGACGAAGCCAGTCATCAGTTACTTCAGGAGCAACTGGCAGTACTTCGTGCAGAGAAAGGGAAACTATATCACGAAACTGAAATGTTAAAACTTAAAAAGGACAAGTTAAAGTTACAGATCAATTGTTATTCAAACGAGATACGAAAAcaagaaatggaaaaagaaaagttgAGACTTGAGATTAAATTGCTACAGTCAAAAGTTATGGAAGATTCTAATGATGTTTCTCATTATATTTTTGTGCCTTGA